The following coding sequences are from one Odocoileus virginianus isolate 20LAN1187 ecotype Illinois chromosome 7, Ovbor_1.2, whole genome shotgun sequence window:
- the CH25H gene encoding cholesterol 25-hydroxylase, whose translation MNSHNRSELHVVCSSGQLLLQPLWDRLRTWEALMQSPFFPVFFSITTYVGFCLPFVVLDVLCPWVPALRRYKIHPDFSPSARQLLPCLGQTLFQHVVFVFPMTLLHWAVSPALLPVEAPELSQLASHVVLCLLLFDTEFFVWHLLHHKVPWLYRTFHKMHHQNSSPFALATQYMSVGELFSLGVFDMVNVLLLRCHPLTTLTFHVVNIWLSVEDHSGYDFPWSTHRLVPFGWFGGVAHHDLHHSQFNCNFAPYFTHWDKILGTLRSAHAK comes from the coding sequence ATGAACAGCCACAACCGCTCCGAGCTCCACGTCGTCTGCAGCTCTGGCCAGCTGCTCCTGCAGCCCCTCTGGGACCGCCTGAGGACCTGGGAGGCTCTCATGCAGTCGcccttctttcctgtcttcttctccatcaccacctaCGTGGGCTTCTGCCTGCCCTTCGTGGTGCTGGACGTGCTGTGCCCCTGGGTGCCCGCGCTGCGGCGCTACAAGATCCACCCGGACTTCTCGCCGTCGGCGCGGCAGCTGCTGCCCTGCCTCGGGCAGACGCTCTTCCAGCACGTGGTGTTCGTGTTCCCCATGACGCTGCTGCACTGGGCTGTGAGCCCGGCCCTCCTGCCCGTCGAAGCCCCCGAACTGTCCCAGCTGGCGAGCCACGTGGTGCTCTGCCTGCTGCTCTTCGACACCGAGTTCTTCGTGTGGCATCTGCTGCATCACAAAGTGCCCTGGCTGTACCGGACCTTCCACAAGATGCACCATCAGAATTCGTCCCCGTTCGCGCTGGCCACGCAGTACATGAGCGTCGGGGAGCTCTTTTCCTTGGGTGTCTTTGACATGGTGAACGTCTTGCTGCTGCGGTGCCATCCTCTCACCACCCTGACCTTCCACGTGGTCAACATCTGGCTGTCGGTGGAGGACCACTCCGGCTACGACTTCCCCTGGTCCACGCACAGACTGGTACCTTTCGGGTGGTTTGGGGGCGTGGCGCACCACGACCTGCATCACTCCCAGTTTAACTGCAACTTCGCACCTTACTTCACACACTGGGACAAAATACTGGGAACTCTGAGGTCTGCTCACGCCAAGTAA